One Plasmodium cynomolgi strain B DNA, chromosome 12, whole genome shotgun sequence genomic region harbors:
- a CDS encoding metacaspase 2 (putative), translated as MNNANTYSPLYSSYENINIYKQNKQLGDEDYDTSTANISCDSRGRILIKDIENDNKNIRTKSNGMANTTHGVKSTNKHEKREVIPAVHVRKKSPFIVTNNQYGKNSINDNSIPTKKFLHPISGLRYGNVIRSKDSNSMNDIHHAYRKEGTLNSNVNCSGIYSANYPANYITSTRAQGDSSSIGPHNMPNYNPQSIANNFSSYQMHDAKENKNIFNQFNKNIYEHYSRIVLDEYNRQVQNHRNVKYPNGKFSSYDNNYHPASHSHSHNHNYNHAFFSNAREPINFYSNNNIKLKSYVPYGNRDLQNGSHIHNGSFILSSDAQKYATLHMLNPTQNTKDASRKNVFKIFNRKKEPNKNLTPSVNSYDHLPNVQKGQRRSSSSINKTNLSSTSFRRKINNQETSNWKREPNNNTLNKIYNFIFPSSANKSQNSFDSKCEGNKFATSPRDSSLNEPYPRCSNAYLMHSNSNQNRAFNMAGYNLPGVHNDNGIHDYSKWNYSSSSANALPNISFASAKNSDHLKYTSPAFISRSGNEIVSLRRDDQFAKIYSAHKGGVPNGSPRISVVSQKNAHQDDRHKYHEKIVTNIYQFTGGLAHKGGNHKNGEGPKRAPQSGTNSGANSGANNGANSGANNGANSGANNGANNGANNGANNCTSNCTNNDPQGKAQKKATSPECPPIQAPHVGHALHFDPSKDSAKSGDPTNMPLVSKQHQWEKNSAVELAQNKNTINEQKQLRSTKAIHPNSHSNMPIVKNEPLKGESIMRTDNTVPHATSDTTEKVNQVFKEQMNNVYRKSIATDNNSIKIVSDHDRNSSKQNIYNYSTVIQNNFINSSDKMSKILVGIKNENGTQNKNDTNLEFMNVNKYINNIFRTSNNNYDHTGNKEGVLIGQYGQGNNISKRNPFDEMDIRENTKLGMSNQDAFKTYQNFNPSDDHLMNNAHRLRELEKKHGVISSPNLCANGNTSGINENAKHLMRQCILNKFLYEQKKQENQTNGRKNSIPSTMHHFMYKNEKGFESLPLSNDKENPIVKLLNRGNREGPNIEGKINLIDGNAHIVSMLKKMQNVRSEDDLADSVIGNLGHLKLAHLSSLTKNEINKIVVGNTNENHNHNQYIKSIASMDDKAHAPLNVKENYHETASMKRHANRGEHNKDGTEHADPQSADAHNISLKKEKKKTGKKKSPKIVHYDIDQILQLKSKVYEELNTCLKCINSLTKNKKLFEQLKKYKNKLDKKAQMGDGTSERSRSDQAESYYTMKNSYLSSFLCNENTSADAQGVQNGAGVPSGGCLTSGDYVPNAKNPPKLQLDKDISNDTSNNATVTAPPSDEKSELIKKINRTSFAGLPLGDDNSKNFTTNKAYPNQFQDKQIRVNDPGRKKDNVHFNLCDKNVFEKEEEEKKNSYVKNGESRYSLYEEESPNVGKRKALLVTLNYNGLLEGCVNDTLEMCEHLVGTFKFNELILLNDCNLCYRNFVAQKANKSNIINNLYEFVVNSNNGDILFFYFCGYSIKIIDSKFSQNNNFALLPEDHSKNNFIYSNEVFNIIKKLQGGKQLCIVFDTTYTSYFVPTCTTITYNKSINSSEISKNAHLVNSNKKHVYSLRTFGKIRDRHVEPIYVENLRMPLSHDLYKQEEERKQNAKDVLVPSIFFFSPDVRDRGDFELLIRNRVRGR; from the exons atgaataacGCAAACACCTATTCTCCACTGTACAGCTCATATGAAAACATTAACATATACAAACAGAACAAGCAACTGGGGGATGAAGATTATGACACTTCTACGGCCAACATATCATGCGATTCCAGGGGAAGAATACTGATAAAAG ATATcgaaaatgataataaaaacattcgAACAAAGAGCAACGGAATGGCCAACACAACACATGGTGTGAAAAGTACGAACAAACATGAAAAGCGAGAAGTCATTCCTGCTGTCCATGTGAGGAAGAAATCTCCATTTATTGTCACAAATAAccaatatggaaaaaattcaattaaTGATAATAGCATACCAACgaagaaatttttgcatCCTATTTCCGGACTGCGATATGGAAATGTTATCAGGTCCAAGGACAGCAACAGCATGAACGATATCCACCATGCTTACAGAAAGGAGGGCACCTTGAACAGCAACGTCAATTGTAGTGGCATTTACTCCGCCAACTACCCTGCGAACTACATCACCAGCACGCGTGCACAGGGTGACTCCTCTTCGATCGGACCGCATAACATGCCCAATTATAACCCCCAAAGTATAGCGAACAACTTTTCCTCCTACCAAATGCACGATGcgaaagaaaacaaaaatatatttaatcagtttaacaaaaatatatacgagCACTATAGCAGAATAGTTCTAGATGAGTACAACAGACAGGTGCAAAATCACCGTAACGTAAAGtacccaaatgggaaattttcatcatatgATAATAACTACCACCCAGCTAGCCACAGCCACAGCCATAACCATAACTATAaccatgcttttttttcgaatgcACGCGAACCAATTAACTTTTACagcaataataatattaagcTGAAAAGCTATGTACCGTATGGTAACAGGGACTTACAAAATGGCAGTCACATACATAACGGTTCATTCATTTTAAGTAGCGACGCACAGAAGTATGCCACCCTACATATGTTAAATCCGACACAGAACACAAAAGATGCGTCCAgaaaaaacgtttttaaaatttttaaccgaaaaaaagaaccaaatAAGAATTTAACTCCTTCCGTTAATTCGTATGACCATCTGCCAAATGTCCAAAAAGGACAAAGAAGAAGTTCATCATCCATAAACAAAACAAACTTAAGCTCCACTTCCttcagaagaaaaataaacaaccAGGAAACGTCAAATTGGAAAAGAGAACCAAATAATAACACCCtcaataaaatttacaattttatttttccatccaGTGCTAATAAGTCACAAAATAGTTTTGATTCCAAATgtgaaggaaataaatttgcCACCTCTCCAAGGGATTCCTCTCTTAATGAACCCTACCCTAGATGCAGTAATGCTTATCTAATGCATAGTAACTCTAATCAAAATAGAGCGTTCAATATGGCAGGATATAATCTACCAGGTGTACATAACGATAATGGCATTCACGATTATAGCAAATGGAACTACAGTAGTAGCAGTGCCAATGCCCTCCCGAACATCAGTTTTGCTTCCGCCAAGAATTCAGATCATTTAAAGTACACCTCTCCTGCATTTATCTCAAGGAGCGGGAACGAAATAGTGTCCCTACGTCGAGATGATCAGTTTGCTAAAATATATTCTGCGCACAAGGGAGGAGTTCCCAATGGAAGTCCGCGAATCAGTGTCGTTTCGCAAAAGAATGCGCATCAGGACGACCGGCACAAGTACCACGAAAAGATTGTCACCAATATTTATCAGTTTACGGGTGGACTTGCGCACAAAGGGGGcaatcataaaaatggggagggtCCAAAGAGGGCTCCACAAAGTGGCACGAATAGTGGCGCAAATAGTGGCGCAAATAATGGCGCAAATAGTGGCGCAAATAATGGCGCAAATAGTGGCGCTAATAATGGCGCTAATAATGGCGCTAATAATGGAGCCAATAACTGCACTAGTAACTGCACTAATAATGATCCGCAAGGAAAAgcccaaaaaaaggcaacctCGCCAGAATGCCCGCCCATCCAGGCCCCCCATGTCGGCCACGCCCTCCATTTTGACCCATCCAAGGACAGTGCAAAAAGCGGAGACCCCACAAATATGCCCCTCGTCAGTAAGCAACAccagtgggaaaaaaatagtgcaGTCGAATTAGCCCAAAATAAGAACacaataaatgaacaaaaacagCTTCGTTCAACGAAGGCCATCCACCCAAACAGTCACTCGAACATGCCAATTGTAAAAAACGAACCTCTCAAAGGAGAATCGATAATGAGAACCGATAACACTGTGCCGCACGCCACCAGTGATACCACCGAAAAAGTAAACCAAGTGTTCAAGGAACAGATGAACAATGTATACAGAAAGTCTATCGCGACAGACAACAActccataaaaattgtaagtgACCATGACAGGAATAGCAGcaagcaaaatatatacaactACAGCACAGTCATACAAAACAACTTTATTAACAGCTCAGACAAAATGTCCAAAATTTTAgtaggaataaaaaatgaaaatggaactcaaaacaaaaatgataccAACCTAGAGTTTATGAATGTGAATAAGTACATAAATAACATATTCAGAACAAGCAACAATAATTATGACCATACAGGTAATAAAGAAGGTGTACTTATTGGTCAGTACGGACAGGGCAACAACATCTCAAAAAGAAATCCTTTCGACGAAATGGACATTAGAGAGAATACCAAATTGGGGATGTCAAACCAGGATGCCTTTAAAACGTATCAAAATTTCAACCCTAGTGACGACCACCTAATGAACAACGCACATCGCTTACGtgaacttgaaaaaaaacatggagTTATAAGTAGCCCCAACTTATGCGCAAATGGTAACACCAGTGGTATTAACGAAAACGCGAAGCATTTAATGAGGCAAtgcattttgaataaatttctctatgaacagaaaaaacaagaaaaccAAACGAATGGTAGGAAGAACAGCATTCCCAGCACGATGCACCATTTTATGTACAAGAATGAAAAGGGATTCGAATCTCTCCCATTGTCAAACGATAAAGAAAACCCAATTGTTAAACTTCTAAACAGGGGTAACCGAGAAGGGCCAAACATCGAGGGTAAGATAAATCTAATTGATGGCAACGCACACATCGTTAGTatgctgaaaaaaatgcaaaatgtaaGAAGTGAGGATGACTTGGCAGATAGCGTTATAGGTAACCTGGGGCACTTAAAACTTGCCCACCTTTCCAGCTTAACcaaaaacgaaattaataaaattgtcgTGGGTAATACCAATGAGAATCATAATCATAATCAGTACATAAAGTCCATCGCCTCCATGGATGACAAAGCGCATGCGCCTCTAAATGTTAAAGAGAACTATCACGAAACCGCTTCCATGAAGAGGCATGCCAATCGGGGGGAACATAACAAGGACGGAACCGAACATGCTGACCCCCAAAGTGCAGACGCACATAACATATcactaaaaaaggaaaaaaaaaaaacaggtaaaaaaaaaagtccaaaaattgtgcattaCGATATTGATCAAATATTGCAGCTAAAGTCGAAGGTCTACGAAGAATTAAACACCTGCCTAAAATGCATTAACAGTTTaaccaaaaataaaaaattatttgagcaattaaaaaagtataagAATAAGCTCGATAAGAAGGCCCAAATGGGGGATGGCACCTCTGAGCGAAGTCGCTCAGACCAAGCGGAATCCTACTATACGATGAAAAATTCGTACCTCTCGTCCTTCCTCTGCAATGAGAACACAAGCGCTGACGCGCAGGGGGTTCAAAATGGCGCCGGCGTTCCTAGTGGGGGCTGCTTAACCAGTGGTGACTATGTGCCCAACGCGAAGAACCCACCCAAGCTGCAGCTAGACAAGGACATTTCAAACGACACAAGCAACAACGCCACAGTTACCGCTCCCCCCAGTGATGAAAAGAGCGAACTGATAAAAAAGATCAACCGAACCAGTTTTGCTGGCCTTCCCCTCGGAGATGACAAcagtaaaaatttcacaACAAATAAGGCATACCCGAATCAGTTCCAAGATAAACAAATCCGGGTGAATGACcctggaaggaaaaaggataacGTGCATTTCAATTTATGCGATAAAAACGTattcgaaaaggaagaagaagaaaaaaaaaattcctacgTGAAGAACGGAGAAAGCAGATATTCACTGTACGAGGAAGAATCCCCCAACGTGGGGAAGAGGAAGGCTCTCCTCGTTACACTAAATTATAATGGTCTGCTTGAAGGATGTGTAAATGACACGTTAGAAATGTGCGAACATTTAGTAGGGACGTTCAAATTCAATGAATTGATACTCCTAAATGATTGCAACCTTTGCTATCGAAATTTCGTCGCACAAAAGGCTAACAAAAGCAACATCATCAATAACCTCTACGAATTTGTTGTCAATTCAAACAATGGagacatattatttttttatttctgtgGATATTCTATCAAAATAATTGATTCAAAATTCTCACAGAACAATAACTTTGCGTTATTGCCAGAGGATCActcgaaaaataatttcatctATTCAAATGAagtatttaatataattaaaaagttacAGGGAGGGAAACAACTGTGCATAGTTTTTGACACCACATATACTTCCTATTTTGTCCCCACCTGCACCACTATCACTTATAATAAAAGCATTAACTCCAGTgaaatttccaaaaatgcTCATTTAGTGAACTCGAATAAGAAGCACGTCTATTCACTGAGAACCTTTGGCAAGATAAGAGATCGACATGTTGAACCCATTTACGTCGAAAATTTGAGGATGCCCCTGTCCCACGATTTGTATaaacaggaggaggagaggaagcaAAATGCAAAGGATGTCCTCGTCCCCTccatctttttcttctctcctgaTGTGAGGGACCGGGGAGACTTTGAGCTCCTCATCAGAAATAGGGTTAGAGGTAGGTGA
- a CDS encoding 50S ribosomal protein L20 (putative), which translates to MKLPREVVFQVAKGFRGRSKGCFKIARSRAMKALLHSYIMRRQRYRRLRVHWIASINRACREWNFTYAHFMNSLLNNNIMLNRKSLYSLCYTEPISFKCLVDESKYVFFQRKLKFRDISQL; encoded by the exons ATGAAACTGCCCAGGGAAGTTGTTTTTCAAGTTGCGAAAGGGTTTAGAGGGAGGAGCAAGGgatgttttaaaattgcGAGGAGCAGGGCCATGAAGGCGTTGCTGCATTCGTACATTATGCGACGCCAACGGTATAGGAGGTTGCGG gTTCACTGGATAGCCAGCATAAACAGGGCCTGCAGAGAGTGGAACTTCACGTACGCTCACTTTATGAACAGCCTGCTGAACAACAACATCATGCTAAATAGGAAGAGCTTGTACAGCCTGTGCTACACGGAGCCGATAAGTTTCAAATGCCTAGTGGACGAATCGaagtatgttttttttcagagGAAGCTTAAGTTTAGGGATATCTCGCAGTTATGA
- a CDS encoding translocation protein sec62 (putative) gives MSRSEDLDPDMLALLTCAFDEGVKVKGAVEVGKRAVEYFRGDEFVHFLYSRRDMLKKKFPSLLQNRTLADLKDIEEFADTFIQKRFIYKAQYKPIKGINEIDENGMYRRPKWPRRLIMSSKQNFDRTSFYILVHERNKKLQYLMLITLISIVLICCMFPIWPLRLKLALWHLSVVFISLMSVIVFIRLFLFIFFWFFGVDYWLFPNLFDEECNVVESFTPVHQWIYRNDTWLLVIARMFTAVLLAIGIHQLGKTHSISDIRNFATQSFIDIIEWGNKKLAASPENVSMYKSLDSKATFEMEFQDDGVVYDENEENYDCLKGCGFQTFEDLVRKCFLKCECMEKVIKSECYKKKCSRVTKEVLDEAHKEACFGKKDK, from the exons ATGAGCAGATCAGAG GACTTAGATCCAGATATGCTTGCACTGTTGACGTGCGCATTCGATGAAGGAGTGAAAGTAAAAGGCGCAGTGGAAGTTGGAAAAAGAGCAGTGGAATACTTTCGAGGAGATGAATTTGTACATTTCCTTTACAGCAGAAGGGacatgctaaaaaaaaagttcccaAGTTTACTGCAAAATAGAACCCTTGCAGATTTGAAAGATATAGAAGAATTTGCAGATACGTTTATACAGAAgagatttatatataaagcgCAGTATAAGCCAATTAAGGGCATAAACGAGATCGACGAAAATGGAATGTATAGGAGACCGAAATGGCCAAGAAGGTTAATAATGTCTTCGAAACAGAATTTTGATAGGACAAGTTTTTACATCTTAGTTcatgaaagaaataaaaagttacaatATTTGATGTTAATTACGTTGATATCGATAGTGCTAATTTGTTGTATGTTTCCTATCTGGCCCCTGAGATTAAAATTGGCCTTGTGGCACTTATCTGTGGTGTTTATATCGCTTATGTCTGTAATTGTGTTTATCAGATTATTcctctttattttcttttggtTCTTTGGAGTTGATTATTGGTTGTTTCCCAATTTGTTTGATGAAGAATGTAACGTTGTCGAATCATTTACTCCAGTTCATCAATGGATTTACAGAAATGACACTTGGCTTCTAGTCATTGCAAGGATGTTTACGGCTGTTTTGTTAGCCATTGGTATACACCAATTAGGAAAAACTCATTCCATTTCAGACATTCGTAACTTTGCTACACAATCCTTTATTGATATTATAGAATGGGGTAATAAGAAGTTGGCTGCGTCTCCGGAGAATGTGTCTATGTATAAGTCTTTGGACTCTAAGGCGACGTTCGAGATGGAGTTCCAGGATGATGGGGTGGTGTATGACGAGAACGAGGAGAACTACGACTGCTTGAAGGGGTGCGGCTTCCAGACGTTCGAGGATCTCGTTCGCAAGTGTTTCCTCAAGTGCGAGTGTATGGAG aaaGTTATAAAGTCGGAGTGCTACAAGAAAAAGTGCTCACGGGTTACCAAGGAAGTTTTGGACGAAGCACACAAAGAAGCTTGCTTTGGGAAGAAGGACAAATAG